One Alligator mississippiensis isolate rAllMis1 chromosome 1, rAllMis1, whole genome shotgun sequence genomic window carries:
- the SLITRK1 gene encoding SLIT and NTRK-like protein 1: MLLWILLLETSLCFAAGNVTGDVCKEKICSCNEVEGDLHVDCEKKGFTSLQHFSAPTSQFYHLFLHGNSLTRLFPNEFANFYNAVSLHMENNGLHEIVPGAFLGLQLVKRLHINNNKIKSFRKQTFLGLDDLEYLQADFNLLRDIDPGAFRDLNKLEVLILNDNLISTLPPNVFQYVPITHLDLRGNRLKTLPYEEVLEQIPGIAEILLEDNPWDCTCDLLSLKEWLENIPKNALIGRVVCEAPTRLQGKDLNETTEQELCKKSRVDSSLAAPPAEEETCDPGPIPTPFKIHGKEDPATPGAAPNGGTKIPGNWQIKTRPTAAVSTISVKNKLPPSLPCPQICSCDQIPGSGLKVNCNDRNVSSLVDLKPKPANVQELFLRDNKIHTIRKSHFLDYRKLNLLDLGNNNIATVENNTFKNLQDLRWLYMDSNYLDTLSREKFAGLQNLEYLNVEFNGIQLILPGTFNAMPKLRVLILNNNLLRSLPVDVFAGVSLSKLSIHNNYFTYLPVAGVLDQLTSITQIDLHGNPWECTCPIVPFKQWAEMLRPKVIMSDLRCESPEDFFKEDFETLSNDVICPQLKVSPTVASTNKNSTGLAETGTHSNSYLETSRVSISVLVPGLLLVFVTSAFTVVGMLVFILRNRKRSKRRDANSSASEINSLQTVCDSSYWHNGPYTADGAHRVYDCGSHSLSD, translated from the coding sequence ATGCTGCTTTGGATTCTGTTGCTGGAGACGTCTCTTTGTTTTGCTGCTGGAAACGTTACAGGGGACGTTTGCAAAGAGAAGATCTGTTCCTGCAACGAGGTAGAGGGGGATTTGCACGTAGACTGTGAGAAAAAGGGGTTTACCAGTCTGCAACATTTCAGCGCCCCGACTTCCCAGTTTTACCATTTATTCCTGCATGGAAATTCCCTGACTCGGCTTTTCCCTAATGAGTTCGCTAACTTTTACAATGCAGTCAGTTTGCACATGGAAAACAACGGCTTGCATGAAATCGTTCCTGGGGCTTTTCTCGGGCTGCAGCTGGTGAAGCGGTTGCATATCAACAACAACAAGATCAAGTCGTTCAGGAAGCAGACTTTCCTGGGGCTGGACGATCTGGAATATCTCCAGGCAGATTTCAATCTATTGCGGGATATTGACCCGGGAGCGTTTAGGGACTTAAACAAGCTGGAGGTGCTGATTTTAAATGACAACCTCATCAGCACCTTGCCTCCCAACGTGTTCCAGTACGTGCCGATCACTCACCTCGACCTCCGGGGAAACCGGCTTAAAACCTTGCCTTATGAGGAGGTCCTGGAGCAGATCCCAGGCATTGCTGAAATCCTGCTAGAGGATAACCCCTGGGACTGCACTTGTGATCTGCTCTCCTTGAAGGAATGGCTGGAAAACATACCCAAAAACGCTTTGATCGGCAGAGTCGTTTGCGAAGCTCCCACTAGGTTGCAGGGCAAGGATTTAAATGAGACCACAGAGCAAGAGCTGTGCAAAAAGAGCAGAGTGGATTCTAGCCTCGCTGCTCCCCCTGCTGAAGAGGAAACCTGTGATCCTGGTCCCATTCCAACTCCCTTTAAAATACATGGCAAAGAAGATCCTGCCACTCCAGGAGCTGCTCCAAACGGAGGTACAAAGATCCCAGGCAACTGGCAGATCAAGACCAGACCTACCGCGGCGGTGTCGACCATTAGCGTCAAAAACAAGCTCCCGCCTAGCCTGCCCTGTCCTCAGATCTGTAGCTGCGATCAGATCCCCGGCTCGGGCTTAAAGGTTAATTGCAACGACAGGAACGTGAGCAGCCTGGTGGACCTGAAGCCCAAGCCGGCCAACGTGCAGGAGCTGTTTCTGAGGGACAATAAAATCCACACCATCAGGAAGTCCCACTTTCTGGATTATCGGAAACTGAACCTGCTGGACCTGGGGAACAACAACATCGCCACGGTGGAGAACAACACCTTCAAAAACCTGCAGGACCTCCGGTGGCTCTACATGGATAGCAACTACTTAGACACCCTGTCCCGGGAGAAATTCGCCGGGCTCCAAAACCTGGAGTACCTGAACGTGGAGTTCAACGGCATCCAGCTGATCCTGCCTGGCACCTTCAACGCCATGCCCAAGCTGAGGGTGCTCATCCTCAACAACAACCTGCTGAGGTCCCTCCCCGTCGATGTGTTTGCAGGGGTCTCCCTCTCCAAGCTGAGCATCCATAACAACTATTTCACGTACCTCCCggtggcaggggtgctggaccAGCTCACCTCCATCACCCAGATCGACCTGCACGGCAACCCGTGGGAGTGTACGTGCCCTATTGTGCCTTTCAAACAGTGGGCCGAGATGCTGCGCCCCAAGGTGATCATGAGCGACCTGAGGTGCGAGTCCCCGGAAGACTTCTTCAAGGAGGATTTCGAGACCCTCTCCAACGACGTGATCTGCCCGCAGCTCAAAGTCTCGCCCACGGTGGCTTCCACTAACAAGAACAGCACCGGCTTGGCGGAGACGGGCACTCACTCCAACTCTTACCTGGAGACCAGCAGGGTCTCCATTTCGGTGCTGGTCCCCGGACTCCTGCTGGTGTTTGTGACCTCTGCCTTCACAGTGGTTGGCATGCTGGTCTTCATCCTGAGGAACAGAAAGCGGTCCAAGCGGAGGGACGCCAACTCATCCGCATCCGAAATCAATTCCTTGCAGACAGTCTGCGATTCTTCTTACTGGCACAACGGCCCCTACACTGCAGATGGAGCCCATAGAGTGTATGACTGTGGCTCTCACTCCCTATCAGACTAA